In Companilactobacillus allii, one genomic interval encodes:
- the rseP gene encoding RIP metalloprotease RseP, with protein sequence MTAIITFIIVFGILVIVHEFGHYYAAKKSGILVREFSVGMGPKIFAYRKNSTTYTLRLLPLGGYVRMAGAQEDDSEIKPGTMASLVLDDSNNVIKIITSSKVYDENGVPVQISKADLVDSLIIEGYENGDESEIKSYSVDHDATIVEEDGTEVQIAPRDVQLQSVSVWKRMITNFAGPFNNFILAIVCAIIAAFMMNGVVQNTNQLGQIQSGSVAAKAGLKANDKILMVNNHKTDSWTTLSENIQKYPGKKTTFKVKSGNKVSTITLTPKTVKSSGQKYGQIGIMPKRDHSFVAKIKYGFTYSWQTTVQILHVLGKMVTGGFSINQLSGPVGIYSMTSQVSSQGLLSIILFMSMLSMNLGIVNLIPIPALDGGKILLNIVEAIRRKPLPEEYENVITLIGVGILVLLMVAVTWNDIQRFFIK encoded by the coding sequence ATTATTGTTTTTGGAATATTGGTAATTGTTCATGAATTTGGACATTATTATGCAGCAAAAAAATCTGGGATTCTGGTTCGTGAGTTTTCCGTCGGAATGGGTCCTAAGATTTTTGCTTATCGTAAAAATAGTACAACTTATACACTGAGGCTATTGCCACTAGGTGGATATGTCAGAATGGCTGGTGCTCAAGAAGACGATTCTGAAATAAAACCTGGTACTATGGCTTCTTTAGTTTTGGATGATTCAAATAATGTTATTAAGATTATTACATCTAGTAAGGTATATGACGAAAATGGTGTTCCAGTTCAGATATCTAAAGCTGATTTGGTAGATTCATTAATCATTGAAGGTTATGAAAATGGTGATGAATCAGAAATTAAGTCATATTCTGTAGATCATGATGCGACAATTGTAGAAGAGGATGGCACCGAGGTACAAATCGCACCTCGTGATGTTCAATTGCAATCGGTTTCTGTATGGAAACGTATGATAACTAATTTTGCTGGTCCGTTTAACAATTTCATTTTGGCTATTGTTTGTGCTATTATAGCCGCATTTATGATGAATGGTGTTGTACAAAATACGAATCAGCTTGGACAAATCCAAAGTGGTAGTGTTGCTGCTAAAGCGGGTTTAAAGGCAAACGATAAGATCTTAATGGTTAATAATCATAAGACAGATTCTTGGACAACATTATCTGAGAATATTCAAAAGTATCCAGGTAAAAAAACAACCTTTAAAGTGAAATCTGGAAATAAAGTTTCAACTATTACATTAACTCCAAAGACTGTTAAATCATCCGGTCAAAAGTATGGTCAAATTGGTATTATGCCAAAAAGAGATCATAGTTTTGTCGCTAAGATTAAATATGGTTTTACGTATAGTTGGCAAACAACCGTACAGATTCTTCATGTATTAGGTAAAATGGTAACTGGCGGATTTAGTATTAATCAACTATCCGGACCAGTTGGTATTTATTCAATGACATCTCAAGTATCCTCACAAGGATTACTAAGTATCATCTTATTTATGTCAATGCTGTCGATGAATCTAGGAATTGTTAACTTGATTCCTATTCCAGCACTTGATGGTGGTAAGATTTTGTTGAATATCGTTGAAGCAATAAGAAGAAAGCCACTTCCAGAAGAATATGAAAATGTCATAACGTTAATCGGGGTCGGCATTTTGGTTCTTTTGATGGTAGCTGTTACGTGGAATGATATTCAACGTTTCTTCATAAAATAG
- a CDS encoding proline--tRNA ligase, producing MKQSKLYIPTLKQTPSDAEAISHQLMLRAGYVRQVSAGIYSYLPLAWSVIRKIEDIIRKENDKMDAAEMRMPAIIPADLWKASGRYETYGDNLFKVNDRHDREFILGPTHEETFTSIVKESLNSYKKLPIILYQMQMKYRDEDRPRYGLLRGREFDMYDAYSFTADKDQLDVIFNQMEQAYRNIFDICGLNYRSIIGDAGAMGGTDSKEFSAIAAIGEDTIAYSDDSDYSANLEMAASKLPDNPRLEHKSAELVDTPDVHTIDALATLLKVESSTIMKAVAYMADGKPVLVMIRGDYEVNDVKVKNYLGADFLNEATTEEVQNVFKSTPGFIGPKGIAEDVSVLFDSSLEGLSNFVVGPNQADKHLINANFEDITSDEPSFKDFRVVKEGEMSPDGHGNIKFTRGIEIGHIFKLGTKFSKALGANFLDENGKSNPLIMGCYGIGVSRLLSAIIEQHNDENGIIWPVALAPYQVHVVPIKYNNDVQGKLSDEIVELLQDEGYDVLLDDRKERPGVKFADSDLMGMPIRITVGKKAADGIVELKIRSTGETIEVSKDELVNSVKILLKNQ from the coding sequence TTGAAACAATCAAAACTATATATTCCAACATTAAAGCAGACTCCTTCAGATGCTGAGGCTATTAGCCATCAGTTGATGTTGAGAGCGGGGTATGTTAGACAAGTTTCTGCTGGTATTTATAGTTACTTACCATTAGCTTGGTCAGTAATTCGTAAAATAGAGGACATAATCCGTAAGGAAAATGATAAAATGGATGCCGCTGAAATGCGTATGCCTGCTATCATTCCTGCCGATTTGTGGAAAGCAAGTGGCCGTTACGAAACATATGGAGACAACCTATTTAAGGTTAATGACAGACATGATAGAGAATTTATCCTCGGTCCAACACATGAAGAAACATTTACAAGTATTGTTAAAGAAAGTTTAAATAGTTACAAAAAGCTTCCTATAATTTTATATCAAATGCAAATGAAGTATCGTGATGAAGATCGTCCACGTTATGGACTTTTACGTGGTAGAGAATTTGATATGTATGACGCTTATTCATTTACAGCTGATAAGGATCAATTAGATGTGATATTCAACCAAATGGAACAAGCATATCGTAATATTTTTGATATTTGTGGCTTGAATTATCGTTCAATTATCGGTGATGCAGGTGCCATGGGCGGAACTGACTCTAAAGAATTTTCTGCAATTGCTGCTATCGGAGAAGATACCATCGCATATTCTGACGATAGTGACTATTCAGCTAATTTGGAAATGGCAGCAAGTAAATTACCTGATAATCCTAGATTGGAACATAAATCAGCTGAATTGGTTGATACTCCAGATGTTCATACAATTGATGCATTAGCTACTTTGTTAAAAGTTGAATCATCTACAATCATGAAGGCCGTTGCGTATATGGCCGATGGAAAACCAGTTTTGGTCATGATTCGTGGAGACTACGAAGTAAATGATGTTAAAGTTAAGAACTATTTAGGTGCTGACTTTTTAAACGAAGCTACGACTGAAGAAGTTCAAAATGTATTCAAGAGTACTCCAGGATTCATTGGACCAAAAGGAATCGCTGAGGATGTTTCGGTATTATTTGATAGTTCACTTGAAGGACTAAGCAACTTTGTTGTTGGACCTAACCAAGCTGACAAGCATCTTATCAATGCTAATTTTGAGGACATCACTAGTGATGAACCATCATTTAAGGATTTCCGTGTTGTAAAAGAAGGCGAAATGTCTCCTGACGGTCACGGTAATATTAAATTTACTCGTGGAATTGAAATTGGTCATATATTCAAACTTGGTACTAAGTTCTCTAAAGCACTAGGGGCTAACTTCTTGGATGAAAATGGTAAATCTAATCCATTGATCATGGGTTGTTACGGAATCGGTGTTTCACGACTATTGTCAGCAATTATTGAACAACATAACGATGAAAATGGAATCATTTGGCCAGTAGCTTTGGCACCATATCAAGTACATGTTGTTCCTATCAAGTACAATAATGATGTTCAGGGCAAGTTGAGTGATGAAATTGTTGAACTACTTCAAGATGAAGGATACGATGTTTTACTTGATGATCGTAAAGAACGTCCCGGAGTTAAATTCGCAGATTCAGACTTAATGGGTATGCCAATTAGAATAACAGTTGGTAAAAAGGCTGCTGATGGTATCGTAGAATTGAAGATTAGAAGTACTGGCGAGACAATTGAAGTAAGTAAAGATGAATTAGTAAATTCAGTAAAAATATTGCTTAAGAATCAGTAA